One Brassica napus cultivar Da-Ae chromosome C2, Da-Ae, whole genome shotgun sequence DNA window includes the following coding sequences:
- the LOC111212560 gene encoding replication protein A 70 kDa DNA-binding subunit-like, which yields MTNAILNPVKTLKPYKTKRRSQVKLLHSWRQNTSFGGETLQMVLTDERGEKIHATCKRNHIQSVQRKLPLGKWRVLTTFTVSQASGQYRPTTHPYKMTISDETVITNSDIIEDDIFLSLAKYEDIIDGTLKTHFLIDVMGKIVSLEPVQTVQVKGEDRKKVQFRLVDSSGKDIACCLWGKYAEQLETYVEREQPLICLIRFAKISFYRGEVQITNAFDASIVYLDPTMEEALKFKEKLMEDKLPLSLIEKRNGKKEVVLQEEDWNGLEIKTISELFVANQVENCKIICSIEAIDTDWSWFYFGHKGCKHRAIKIGKIVPSRSNNDNKQLWHCGKCQANITEVVPVFKLHLIVRDDTETCKLMLLNTVGMTIVGHEAVDLWDGSYDEVLMLEVASHNESEECKTPFTKRKEEDADLPDKTSTSKKLCRASIKVEKKKEE from the exons ATGACCAATGCAATTCTCAACCCTGTCAAAACCTTGAAGCCATATAAGACTAAAAGGCGATCCCAAGTGAAATTGTTACATTCCTGGCGACAAAACACTTCATTTGGTGGAGAGACTCTTCAAATGGTTCTAACCGATGAACGT GGTGAAAAGATTCATGCTACGTGCAAAAGGAATCATATTCAAAGTGTTCAGCGAAAACTACCACTGGGGAAATGGCGTGTTCTCACAACGTTTACCGTTTCCCAAGCATCAGGCCAATATCGGCCAACCACCCATCCATACAAGATGACGATCAGTGATGAAACTGTCATTACAAATTCTGACATAATTGAAGATGACATCTTTCTATCTCTTGCCAAATACGAAGACATCATTGATGGGACCTTAAAGACCCACTTCCTTATTG atgTCATGGGGAAAATTGTAAGCCTTGAACCAGTTCAAACCGTGCAAGTGAAAGGAGAAGACCGGAAGAAAGTTCAGTTTCGTTTGGTTGACTCAAG TGGTAAGGACATTGCATGTTGTTTGTGGGGAAAATATGCTGAGCAATTGGAGACTTATGTTGAACGTGAACAACCACTGATCTGTTTGATCAGATTCGCCAAAATAAGTTTCTATAGAG GTGAGGTGCAAATAACAAATGCATTTGATGCGTCCATTGTTTATCTTGATCCAACAATGGAAGAGGCATTAAAGTTCAAGGAAAA GCTGATGGAAGACAAACTCCCTCTTTCTCTTATTGAGAAGAGAAATGGTAAGAAGGAGGTTGTTTTACAAGAAGAGGACTGGAATGGTCTTGAGATCAAAACGATCTCTGAACTCTTTGTTGCAAATCAG GTGGAGAACTGTAAAATCATTTGTTCAATTGAAGCTATTGACACTGATTGGTCGTGGTTCTATTTTGGGCATAAAGGTTGCAAACATCGTGCTATTAAAATTGGTAAGATTGTTCCTTCAAGGTCAAACAATGATAACAAACAACTCTGGCATTGTGGGAAATGCCAAGCTAACATCACTGAAGTGGTACCTGT ATTCAAGCTTCATTTGATTGTGAGGGATGACACAGAAACATGTAAGTTGATGCTGCTTAACACTGTTGGTATGACCATTGTTGGACATGAAGCTGTTGATCTGTGGGATGGCTCCTATGATGAG GTGCTCATGCTGGAAGTTGCAAGCCATAATGAATCAGAAGAATGCAAAACACCTTTCACAAAACGCAAAGAGGAAGATGCTGATCTCCCAGATAAAACATCAACTTCTAAAAAGTTGTGCCGAGCCTCAATCAAAGTggaaaagaagaaggaagagtaA